Genomic segment of Saccharomyces cerevisiae S288C chromosome XV, complete sequence:
GACCAATCTCTACCGCTTCTTAGAAACCCTCCCATTTTGGAAGCAACGGAAGATTTGACCTCTTTATCTTACTTGAATGAGCCAGCTGTTTTACATGCCATCAAACAGCGCTATTCTCAATTGAATATCTACACATACTCGGGTATTGTTCTGATTGCTACAAACCCTTTTGATCGTGTCGACCAGCTTTATACACAAGACATGATCCAAGCATATGCGGGAAAGCGCAGAGGTGAACTGGAACCTCACTTGTTTGCCATTGCCGAAGAAGCGTATAGgttgatgaaaaatgacAAACAAAATCAAACCATTGTGGTAAGTGGTGAATCTGGTGCTGGAAAAACGGTTTCTGCCAAGTATATTATGCGTTATTTTGCTTCTgtagaagaggaaaattCCGCTACTGTACAACATCAAGTGGAAATGTCGGAAACAGAACAAAAGATTCTAGCTACAAACCCTATCATGGAAGCATTTGGTAATGCTAAGACTACCAGAAATGACAATTCTTCCAGATTTGGTAAGTATCTAGAAATTTTATTCGATAAGGACACATCTATTATTGGAGCAAGGATCCGCACATACTTGTTGGAACGGTCCAGATTAGTTTACCAGCCGCCAATTGAGAGAAACTACCACatattttatcaattaATGGCTGGATTACCAGCTCAAACCAAGGAGGAATTGCATCTTACCGATGCCTCAGATTACTTCTACATGAACCAAGGCGGTGACACCAAGATCAACGGTATTGATGATGCCAAAGAATACAAAATTACAGTAGATGCATTGACATTAGTCGGAATCACCAAGGAAACTCAACACCAAATATTTAAGATCTTGGCCGCACTTCTGCATATCGGTAACatagaaattaaaaaaactaGAAATGATGCATCACTATCAGCTGATGAGCCAAACCTGAAACTGGCGTGCGAATTGCTGGGAATTGATGCCTACAACTTTGCCAAATGGGTCACCAAAAAGCAGATCATTACAAGGTCAGAGAAAATTGTTTCGAATCTAAATTATAGTCAAGCTCTGGTTGCCAAAGATTCCGTGGCTAAGTTTATTTATTCCGCCCTTTTCGATTGGCTTGTGGAAAATATCAACACCGTGTTATGCAACCCGGCTGTGAACGACCAAATTAGCTCATTTATTGGTGTTCTGGATATTTATGGGTTTgaacattttgaaaaaaattcatttgaacaattttgtATTAACTATGCCAACGAAAAACTACAACAAGAGTTCAACCAAcatgttttcaaattagAGCAAGAAGAATACgttaaagaagaaattgaatgGTCTTTTATAGAGTTTAATGATAATCAACCTTGTATTGATCTGATTGAAAACAAGTTGGGTATTTTATCACTGCTTGACGAAGAAAGTAGGTTACCTGCTGGTTCCGACGAATCTTGGACCCAAAAACTTTATCAAACTTTGGATAAATCTCCTACGAACAAAGTATTTTCTAAACCAAGATTCGGGCAAACTAAATTTATCGTGAGCCATTATGCTCTAGATGTCGCTTATGATGTGGAAggatttattgaaaaaaatagagaCACCGTATCTGACGGACATTTGGAAGTGTTGAAGGCTTCTACCAACGAGACACTAATAAATATCTTAGAGGGATTAGAAAAAGCTGCCAAAAAACTGGAAGAAGCGAAAAAGCTTGAATTAGAGCAGGCTGGCAGTAAAAAGCCAGGTCCGATAAGAACGGTTAACAGGAAACCCACTTTAGGTTCCATGTTTAAGCAATCTTTGATTGAACTAATGAATACCATCAACTCAACTAATGTTCATTATATTCGTTGTATAAAGCCTAATGCAGATAAAGAAGCTTGGcaatttgataatttgaTGGTGTTGTCTCAACTCAGAGCCTGTGGTGTTTTGGAAACTATTAGAATATCTTGTGCTGGGTTTCCTTCTAGGTGgacttttgaagaatttgtaTTAAGATATTACATCTTGATACCACATGAGCAGTGGGACCtaatcttcaaaaaaaaggaaactacagaagaagatatcATATCAGTGGTTAAAATGATCCTAGATGCTACTGTAAAGGACAAATCCAAGTACCAGATTGGtaatacaaaaattttcttcaaagcagGTATGCTTGCATATCTGGAAAAACTTAGAAGCAATAAGATGCATAATTCAATTGTTATGATCCAGAAGAAAATTAGAGCTAAATATTACCGTAAGCAGTATTTGCAAATATCTCAGGCCATCAAGTATTTGCAGAACAACATCAAAGGTTTCATCATTCGTCAACGCGTTAATGATGAAATGAAAGTTAACTGTGCAACTTTATTACAGGCCGCTTACAGGGGTCATTCCATCCGTGCCAATGTGTTCAGCGTATTGAGAACAATTACAAAtttgcaaaagaaaattagaAAGGAACTAAAACAAAGACAACTGAAACAAGAACATGAATATAATGCTGCGGTAACTATTCAAAGTAAAGTTAGGACCTTTGAGCCGAGATCGAGATTTTTACGCACTAAAAAAGACACTGTTGTTGTCCAATCTTTGATCAGAAGAAGAGCTGCTCAaaggaaattgaaacaATTGAAGGCAGACGCTAAATCAGTTAATCATCTGAAAGAAGTGAGCTATAAATTAGAGAATAAAGTGATTGAACTGACGCAGAATCTAGCATCCAAggtcaaagaaaataaagaaatgacAGAAAGAATTAAAGAACTACAGGTTCAAGTGGAAGAAAGTGCCAAGTTACAAGAGACATtagaaaatatgaaaaaagagCACTTAATAGATATTGATAATCAGAAATCTAAGGATATGGAATTACAAAAAACTATTGAGAACAATTTGCAATCCACTGAACAAACTCTAAAGGACGCTCAATTAGAGTTGGAGGACATGGTTAAACAACATGATGaattgaaagaagaatCTAAAAAGCAACTTGAAGAATTAGAGcaaacaaagaaaacattgGTTGAATACCAGACATTAAACGGAGACTTGCAAAACGAAGTTAAATCTttaaaggaagaaattgcTAGGTTACAAACTGCCATGTCGCTGGGCACCGTTACTACTAGTGTACTACCTCAAACACCATTAAAGGATGTAATGGGAGGCGGTGCTTCAAATTTCAACAATATGATGCTTGAGAATTCCGACTTATCTCCTAATGATTTGAATCTAAAGTCTAGATCTACTCCATCGTCCGGAAACAACCACATTGATTCATTGAGTGTCGATCGCGAAAATGGTGTCAATGCTACACAAATCAATGAAGAGTTATACAGGTTATTGGAGGACactgaaattttgaatcaAGAAATCACGGAAGGCCTGTTAAAGGGATTCGAAGTACCGGATGCTGGTGTAGCTATTCAACTAAGTAAAAGAGACGTTGTTTATCCGGCTAGAATACTGATTATAGTTTTAAGTGAAATGTGGAGATTTGGGCTGACCAAGCAAAGTGAAAGCTTTCTTGCCCAAGTATTGACTACAATTCAAAAAGTTGTCACTCAATTGAAGGGTAACGATTTAATTCCAAGCGGTGTATTCTGGTTAGCAAACGTTAGAGAGTTATACTCATTTGTGGTGTTTGCTCTAAACTCTATTTTAACCGAAGAAACGTTCAAAAACGGCATGACCGATGAGGAGTATAAGGAGTATGTTTCATTGGTCACAGAACTAAAGGATGATTTCGAAGCTCTAAgttataatatatataacatTTGGCTGAAGAAATTGCAGAAGcaattgcaaaaaaagGCCATCAATGCTGTGGTCATCTCCGAATCATTACCAGGTTTCAGCGCGGGAGAAACCAGCGGgtttttgaacaaaatttttgctAACACTGAAGAATATACAATGGACGACATTTTGACCTTTTTCAACAGCATATACTGGTGCATGAAATCTTTTCATATTGAGAATGAAGTGTTCCATGCTGTAGTCACAACCTTATTGAATTATGTGGATGCAATTTGTTTTAACGAATTAATCATGAAACGTAATTTCTTGTCGTGGAAAAGGGGTCTTCAATTGAACTACAACGTTACTAGATTAGAGGAATGGTGCAAGACGCATGGCTTGACAGATGGTACTGAGTGCTTACAACATTTGATTCAGACCGCTAAGCTACTGCAAGTCCGTAAGTATACTATCGAAGACATTGATATCTTAAGAGGAATTTGTTATTCGCTAACACCTGCACAATTGcaaaaattgatttcaCAATACCAGGTGGCAGACTATGAGTCTCCAATTCCACAGGAAATCTTAAGATACGTTGCTGATATAGTTAAGAAAGAAGCTGCGTTATCTTCATCAGGTAAT
This window contains:
- the MYO2 gene encoding myosin 2 (Type V myosin motor involved in actin-based transport of cargos; required for the polarized delivery of secretory vesicles, the vacuole, late Golgi elements, peroxisomes, lipid droplets, and the mitotic spindle; effector of Ypt11p, a rab-type small GTPase; MYO2 has a paralog, MYO4, that arose from the whole genome duplication); this translates as MSFEVGTRCWYPHKELGWIGAEVIKNEFNDGKYHLELQLEDDEIVSVDTKDLNNDKDQSLPLLRNPPILEATEDLTSLSYLNEPAVLHAIKQRYSQLNIYTYSGIVLIATNPFDRVDQLYTQDMIQAYAGKRRGELEPHLFAIAEEAYRLMKNDKQNQTIVVSGESGAGKTVSAKYIMRYFASVEEENSATVQHQVEMSETEQKILATNPIMEAFGNAKTTRNDNSSRFGKYLEILFDKDTSIIGARIRTYLLERSRLVYQPPIERNYHIFYQLMAGLPAQTKEELHLTDASDYFYMNQGGDTKINGIDDAKEYKITVDALTLVGITKETQHQIFKILAALLHIGNIEIKKTRNDASLSADEPNLKLACELLGIDAYNFAKWVTKKQIITRSEKIVSNLNYSQALVAKDSVAKFIYSALFDWLVENINTVLCNPAVNDQISSFIGVLDIYGFEHFEKNSFEQFCINYANEKLQQEFNQHVFKLEQEEYVKEEIEWSFIEFNDNQPCIDLIENKLGILSLLDEESRLPAGSDESWTQKLYQTLDKSPTNKVFSKPRFGQTKFIVSHYALDVAYDVEGFIEKNRDTVSDGHLEVLKASTNETLINILEGLEKAAKKLEEAKKLELEQAGSKKPGPIRTVNRKPTLGSMFKQSLIELMNTINSTNVHYIRCIKPNADKEAWQFDNLMVLSQLRACGVLETIRISCAGFPSRWTFEEFVLRYYILIPHEQWDLIFKKKETTEEDIISVVKMILDATVKDKSKYQIGNTKIFFKAGMLAYLEKLRSNKMHNSIVMIQKKIRAKYYRKQYLQISQAIKYLQNNIKGFIIRQRVNDEMKVNCATLLQAAYRGHSIRANVFSVLRTITNLQKKIRKELKQRQLKQEHEYNAAVTIQSKVRTFEPRSRFLRTKKDTVVVQSLIRRRAAQRKLKQLKADAKSVNHLKEVSYKLENKVIELTQNLASKVKENKEMTERIKELQVQVEESAKLQETLENMKKEHLIDIDNQKSKDMELQKTIENNLQSTEQTLKDAQLELEDMVKQHDELKEESKKQLEELEQTKKTLVEYQTLNGDLQNEVKSLKEEIARLQTAMSLGTVTTSVLPQTPLKDVMGGGASNFNNMMLENSDLSPNDLNLKSRSTPSSGNNHIDSLSVDRENGVNATQINEELYRLLEDTEILNQEITEGLLKGFEVPDAGVAIQLSKRDVVYPARILIIVLSEMWRFGLTKQSESFLAQVLTTIQKVVTQLKGNDLIPSGVFWLANVRELYSFVVFALNSILTEETFKNGMTDEEYKEYVSLVTELKDDFEALSYNIYNIWLKKLQKQLQKKAINAVVISESLPGFSAGETSGFLNKIFANTEEYTMDDILTFFNSIYWCMKSFHIENEVFHAVVTTLLNYVDAICFNELIMKRNFLSWKRGLQLNYNVTRLEEWCKTHGLTDGTECLQHLIQTAKLLQVRKYTIEDIDILRGICYSLTPAQLQKLISQYQVADYESPIPQEILRYVADIVKKEAALSSSGNDSKGHEHSSSIFITPETGPFTDPFSLIKTRKFDQVEAYIPAWLSLPSTKRIVDLVAQQVVQDGH